Below is a genomic region from Nitrospira sp..
CCTTCGCCACGCTCCTGGAACAAGCACACATTCCCTTTCTGGTCCTCAAAGGGCTCGATGTCCTGGTCAGGTGTTACGGAATCCGTGGGACGCGGCCACTGTCAGACATCGATCTGCTCGTCCATGAGACGGACCTTGTGTCGCTTGATAAGATCCTGACAGCGGCAGGCTATAGCAAACAGATCGATGGAAATCCCTGCTATGCGTCTCCAGGGAAGGGACTCGCCTTCGATATCGTCACCAGGCTCTGGTATCTCGACGACCAGAGCCTGGCCGAGTTATGGGCCACCGCCAGACCGCATACCCTCCACCCGCGAAGAGTCTCTCTGCTCGCCGCCGATGATCTCCTGATCCATCTGATCGCCTATGCGGTCATTCATCGCGGTGCGTTCACCCCGGGATGGGAGCAGGACATTCGCTTGCTGCTCTCACGCGAAGCACTCGAGTGGACGGCCGTCACCCGCAAGGCCAGACAGTACTCGCTCTCGATCCCGTTGCTCTATGGGCTCACGTACCTTCGTCACCGCATGCCGACGCTTCCCATTCCGGAATCTTTTCTCCAATCCCTGGCCCCAGGCGGAGGCTCTGACAGAGTCCTCTATTGGCTGCTCCAACGTCTGGTTACCACACAGCCTATCCCCGAACTCGGTCATTTCCTGATCTGGCTGACCAGGCCGGCGGGAAGCAAATGGCGCGACCTGCGCCAGACCTTCTTGCCGTCCAAGACGTTTCTCGGATACCGCTATGGAGCCGCCGCGACGCGCACACCCCTCATCACCCGCTGCCGCCGCCTGATCAGCCTGACCTGGGCCCTACTCACCCTGGCAACCGCAATTGTTCGGCGTCTCCTCCGATCGCCCATGCGGAGCCCCGCATGATCGTCACCCTCACGCCGCGCACCGCAACCCGCTTTGCCGGCAGCGCACTCCCTGAGAACTGCCAGGGAACGGCGTTGCAACATCTGCTGATCCCTCGTGTGGCGTCTTGGAGCATGTATCCCACACTCTGCAAAGGCGATCGCCTTGAACTGGGTCCGGCTGAGCCGCTCCATGTGGGTGACTTAGTGGTCTTCCGGAGACCGTTCGGACTGGTCTGCCACAGGCTGGTCGCACGGCAAGAGCAAGTCCTGCTCACAAAAGGCGATGCCAATTCCGGGGCTCCGGAACCGGTGATGCTCAGAGATGTGCTCGGCATCGTCGTCGCGGTGGTGCGTGGATCGACCCGCGTCCTCATGGCAGATCTGGCAACACTGCCCCCTCCGCCGCCGTGGCGCCGCATCATCGACCACCTGAGCGTAACCATTCTGGATCGCAGTCGACGAGGAGCCCGCCGCCTGATTCGACTGGGGTTACAGCACTCCTGGCTCGGAGAGTTCTTGGCCAGCCAGACGGTCCGATGGACCTCCGTTGAACGCATGACGGCAAGCCCGGTACAGTCGCTCCACGAGGCCCTTGCACCCAATCCAACGGAACCCCCATCAATTCAGGACGGTCGGCCCGATCCGAGGATGATCCTCGGAATTCGCCTTGGCCCGATTCGGCTGGGAACCTTTCACCAATCCACGGAAAGACTGGACATTCGGCCCATCCTGGCCGGCACCAGGCTGGAGTTCACCCTCCGAGAGGCGCTGCGGCATCAGTTGGGCTCCTGACGGCAACCATCCTCCCGGTAATCACTTTCAATTTTGCAGAGTTGAATCACACATCCTTTTGCCCGATCGCTCCGTAGAGTGTTATAGTTGGGGCGTGTTTCAGACCGACGTCAGAATGTTGTTAGCCAACTGATCCACTATGGACCCCTCGTCGCAACACGCCGCCTCAAACATTGACCCAAAGCTGCTGGCCCGGGTGGTCAAGGGAGACCACCAGGCATTCAGTCAGCTCTACGATCAATCCAGTACGCTCTTGTATACGATGGCACTGCGCATTCTCGGCAATCGCGATGAAGCGGCTGAACTCCTCCAGGATGTCTACCTGGAGGTCTGGCGCAAAGTCTCCCGCTACGATGTCGGACGGGGAACCCCTGTAGCCTGGCTGGTCACGCTGACGCGGAGCCGGGCCATCGATCGACTCCGGGCCCGGGCCTCCCGGGGCCTGAATAAGTCGACGGAATCTCTGGACAGCTCATCGGCCTCCCAGATCGCCGATCGAGGTCCCAACCCTTTTGACGCCCAAGCTGATCAGGAAATTCGAACTTTGGTGGGAGGCGCGCTGGCGGCGCTCCCGCAAGCCCAACAACATGCGCTGGAATTGGCCTACTACGAAGGGCTGTCCCACGCAGAAATCGCAGCCCGTCTGAATCAGCCGCTCGGCACGGTAAAGACCAGAATCAAGCTGGGCATGTCCAAGCTCCGGGAGTCGCTCCGGCGCTGTTGGGAACAGGGTGAACACGTATGACCCACGAAGAACTCGAAGAAGCCGTCCCGCTGTATGCTGCCGGCGCGCTCGAACGCTCCGAGCGGCAGGCGCTCGAAGCCCATCTGCTCTCGGGTTGCGTCTCGTGCCATACGGCGCTCAAGGAATTCCAGTCGGTAGCGGCCATTCTGCCGTTCGGATTGAGTTCGACGCCGGCTCCGCGGGCCCTGAAAGCAAAAATCAT
It encodes:
- a CDS encoding sigma-70 family RNA polymerase sigma factor, whose amino-acid sequence is MDPSSQHAASNIDPKLLARVVKGDHQAFSQLYDQSSTLLYTMALRILGNRDEAAELLQDVYLEVWRKVSRYDVGRGTPVAWLVTLTRSRAIDRLRARASRGLNKSTESLDSSSASQIADRGPNPFDAQADQEIRTLVGGALAALPQAQQHALELAYYEGLSHAEIAARLNQPLGTVKTRIKLGMSKLRESLRRCWEQGEHV
- a CDS encoding S26 family signal peptidase, which encodes MIVTLTPRTATRFAGSALPENCQGTALQHLLIPRVASWSMYPTLCKGDRLELGPAEPLHVGDLVVFRRPFGLVCHRLVARQEQVLLTKGDANSGAPEPVMLRDVLGIVVAVVRGSTRVLMADLATLPPPPPWRRIIDHLSVTILDRSRRGARRLIRLGLQHSWLGEFLASQTVRWTSVERMTASPVQSLHEALAPNPTEPPSIQDGRPDPRMILGIRLGPIRLGTFHQSTERLDIRPILAGTRLEFTLREALRHQLGS
- a CDS encoding nucleotidyltransferase family protein, coding for MPSSTLDDLADAYSRVSAGNAAVFEQFHAFATLLEQAHIPFLVLKGLDVLVRCYGIRGTRPLSDIDLLVHETDLVSLDKILTAAGYSKQIDGNPCYASPGKGLAFDIVTRLWYLDDQSLAELWATARPHTLHPRRVSLLAADDLLIHLIAYAVIHRGAFTPGWEQDIRLLLSREALEWTAVTRKARQYSLSIPLLYGLTYLRHRMPTLPIPESFLQSLAPGGGSDRVLYWLLQRLVTTQPIPELGHFLIWLTRPAGSKWRDLRQTFLPSKTFLGYRYGAAATRTPLITRCRRLISLTWALLTLATAIVRRLLRSPMRSPA